In the Deinococcus ficus genome, one interval contains:
- a CDS encoding glycogen synthase, with amino-acid sequence MRVVHVASEVFPFSRSGGLGDVLGALPPVQARQGAEAVVLSPWYADLAGAPEEVWRGVVPGVGPVRVGRLTQDGVQFLFLGLEEFGRPGLYHDDDVWRFSQFGRAALPVLRALDLMPDVLHGHDWQAGLVVAHARLLGLRSVFTVHNLQYQGRWNLPEAAAWLGLPGGMLGVEGVEYHGDVNLMKAGLVFADHVTTVSPQYAQEITTAQYGEGLDGVMVRLTLEGRLSGILNGLDQDRWDPRTDPDIPTYADLKGKAAATAALRAELGLDGAPVLGTVSRLAGQKGMDLLLEALPDLTQDWNVVVLGGGDPLLTAAFRGWAQHPRVTFAEGLQEGLAHRIYAGAQAFAMPSRFEPCGLSQMIAMRYGTLPVVRETGGLVDTVPHDVGFRFSEATPEALTGAAAQALAALNDPAGWAARVERAMNLEFSWAGPAAQYLDLYRRVAGPAA; translated from the coding sequence ATGCGAGTGGTGCATGTGGCGTCCGAGGTCTTTCCGTTCTCGCGGTCGGGTGGCCTGGGGGACGTGCTGGGAGCGCTGCCACCCGTGCAGGCCCGGCAGGGGGCCGAGGCCGTGGTCCTGAGTCCCTGGTACGCGGACCTGGCGGGGGCACCGGAAGAGGTGTGGCGGGGCGTGGTGCCGGGCGTGGGCCCGGTGCGGGTAGGGCGCCTGACGCAGGACGGCGTGCAGTTCCTGTTCCTGGGCCTGGAGGAGTTCGGGCGCCCGGGCCTGTACCACGACGATGACGTGTGGCGCTTCTCGCAGTTCGGCCGGGCGGCCCTGCCGGTCCTGCGGGCGCTGGACCTGATGCCGGACGTCCTGCACGGGCACGACTGGCAGGCGGGGCTGGTGGTGGCGCACGCGCGGCTGCTGGGGCTGCGCAGCGTGTTCACGGTGCACAACCTGCAGTATCAGGGCCGCTGGAACCTGCCGGAGGCGGCCGCGTGGCTGGGCCTGCCGGGCGGGATGCTGGGCGTGGAGGGCGTGGAGTACCACGGGGACGTGAACCTGATGAAGGCGGGGCTGGTGTTCGCGGATCACGTGACCACGGTGAGCCCGCAGTACGCGCAGGAGATCACCACGGCGCAGTACGGGGAGGGCCTGGACGGCGTGATGGTGCGCCTGACGTTGGAGGGGCGCCTGAGCGGCATCCTGAACGGCCTGGACCAGGACCGCTGGGACCCGCGCACCGACCCGGACATCCCGACCTACGCGGACCTGAAGGGCAAGGCGGCGGCCACGGCGGCGCTGCGGGCCGAGCTGGGCCTGGACGGCGCGCCGGTGCTGGGTACCGTGAGCCGGCTGGCCGGGCAGAAGGGCATGGACCTGCTGCTGGAGGCGCTGCCGGACCTCACGCAGGACTGGAACGTGGTGGTGCTGGGCGGCGGGGACCCGCTGCTCACGGCGGCGTTCCGGGGCTGGGCGCAGCATCCGCGCGTGACCTTCGCGGAGGGCCTGCAGGAGGGGCTGGCGCACCGCATCTACGCGGGCGCGCAGGCGTTCGCGATGCCCAGCCGCTTCGAGCCGTGCGGACTCTCGCAGATGATCGCCATGCGCTACGGGACGTTGCCGGTCGTGCGGGAGACGGGGGGGCTGGTGGACACCGTGCCACACGATGTCGGCTTCCGGTTCAGCGAGGCCACGCCCGAGGCGCTGACCGGCGCGGCCGCGCAGGCCCTGGCCGCCCTGAACGACCCGGCCGGGTGGGCGGCGCGCGTGGAGAGGGCCATGAACCTGGAGTTCAGCTGGGCGGGCCCGGCCGCGCAGTACCTGGACCTGTACCGCCGGGTGGCGGGCCCGGCGGCCTGA
- a CDS encoding tyrosine-type recombinase/integrase, translating into MNIRDAIEAFLLDHRARGSRPRTLEWHRYTLSYLLRDSQDAEVATLTVFVINQALAREVKPNTLANYERSLRAFCAWLVGVELLAKDPFKGRKRAKQVFEPKRVLTPQEISLLFQAAKADRRWRYRNPALLAVFLDSGLRASEVARLSLGDVDWETGVLKVEGKTGPGTVAIGRQTLRLLKRYVSHERKARCTTLFVHAGKPLSQPSLTRWARRLGVRVPQLRFQPICKSQRTSARLFQAGKFVRGPATK; encoded by the coding sequence ATGAACATCCGTGATGCCATCGAAGCTTTTTTGCTGGACCACCGCGCCAGAGGCAGTCGCCCCAGAACACTTGAGTGGCACCGGTACACGCTCAGCTACCTGCTCCGGGACAGCCAGGATGCCGAGGTCGCCACGCTCACTGTCTTCGTCATCAACCAGGCGCTAGCCCGAGAGGTTAAGCCCAACACCTTAGCCAATTACGAGCGGTCTCTACGGGCGTTTTGCGCATGGCTGGTCGGTGTGGAGCTTCTAGCCAAAGACCCGTTTAAAGGTCGGAAGCGGGCCAAGCAGGTGTTCGAGCCAAAGCGCGTGCTGACGCCCCAGGAAATCTCGTTACTGTTTCAGGCGGCCAAGGCGGATAGACGGTGGAGATACCGAAACCCGGCTCTGCTGGCGGTATTCCTTGACTCGGGGTTACGAGCCTCAGAGGTGGCGCGCCTCAGTCTGGGTGACGTTGACTGGGAGACTGGGGTGCTGAAAGTGGAAGGCAAGACTGGACCCGGAACGGTTGCCATCGGCCGGCAGACCCTACGTTTACTCAAGCGGTACGTAAGCCATGAACGGAAAGCGAGATGCACAACCCTCTTTGTTCACGCAGGTAAGCCCTTGAGCCAGCCCTCCTTGACCCGGTGGGCAAGGCGTCTCGGTGTGAGGGTGCCCCAATTGCGGTTCCAGCCGATTTGCAAATCTCAGCGTACCTCAGCCCGCCTGTTCCAGGCGGGCAAATTCGTTCGGGGTCCGGCCACCAAGTGA
- a CDS encoding IS3 family transposase (programmed frameshift), protein MKRKRYTEQQILDILGQLEAGTPISDLTRLHGVAMTTIYRWKAKYGGMTKDETRKFRQLEAENQRLKKLVADLSLDNAMLKEVGGTKVVTPGTSSQAQTPLKKQMVTLLRDSFTVSERRACRVLGFSRTTQRRNSPKREKDQRLVERLRTLAQERPRFGYRRIHLMLGREGETVNHKRVYRIYRAEGLAVRKKERKKLSVGARQQKPQVSAPNQRWSLDFMADQLASGQRFRVLNVVDDFTRECLVMHVGTSITGHDVVRVLEAVVRFRGAPQAITTDNGPEFAGKALDLWTHDRGITHTFIRPGKPVENAYIESFNGRVRDECLNLHWFQSLDQARLILTAWRQDDNDVRPHTSLGGRTPNEFARLEQAG, encoded by the exons ATGAAACGCAAACGGTACACGGAACAGCAGATCCTGGACATCCTCGGCCAGCTTGAGGCGGGGACTCCGATCAGCGATCTGACGCGACTCCATGGAGTCGCGATGACGACCATCTACCGCTGGAAGGCCAAGTACGGCGGCATGACCAAAGACGAGACTCGAAAATTCCGCCAACTGGAAGCCGAAAACCAGCGGCTCAAGAAGCTGGTGGCTGACCTGTCGCTCGACAACGCGATGCTGAAAGAGGTGG GTGGGACGAAAGTGGTGACGCCTGGGACGTCGTCCCAGGCGCAGACGCCCCTCAAAAAGCAGATGGTGACCCTGCTGCGGGATTCGTTCACGGTCAGTGAACGACGAGCCTGCCGGGTGCTGGGCTTCTCCCGAACCACGCAAAGACGGAACAGCCCCAAAAGAGAGAAAGACCAGCGCCTGGTCGAGCGTCTCCGCACGCTGGCACAGGAACGACCGCGCTTCGGATACCGACGGATTCACCTGATGCTGGGCCGGGAAGGTGAGACCGTGAACCACAAGCGCGTCTACCGGATCTACCGGGCTGAAGGGCTCGCCGTTCGGAAGAAAGAACGGAAGAAACTCAGCGTGGGAGCGCGTCAGCAGAAACCGCAGGTTTCTGCTCCGAATCAACGCTGGAGCCTGGACTTCATGGCCGATCAGCTGGCTTCCGGTCAGCGGTTCCGCGTCCTGAACGTCGTGGATGACTTCACCCGAGAGTGCCTGGTCATGCACGTCGGCACCTCCATCACGGGCCATGATGTCGTCCGTGTCCTCGAGGCCGTGGTGCGGTTCAGGGGCGCACCGCAGGCGATCACCACCGACAACGGCCCGGAGTTCGCGGGCAAGGCCCTGGATCTCTGGACCCACGACCGCGGCATCACGCATACCTTCATCCGGCCTGGAAAACCCGTGGAGAACGCCTACATCGAGAGTTTCAATGGTCGGGTCCGGGACGAGTGCCTCAATCTCCACTGGTTCCAGAGCCTGGATCAGGCTCGCCTGATCCTCACAGCCTGGCGTCAGGACGACAACGACGTCCGGCCCCACACCTCACTTGGTGGCCGGACCCCGAACGAATTTGCCCGCCTGGAACAGGCGGGCTGA
- a CDS encoding tyrosine-protein kinase domain-containing protein, whose protein sequence is MTNASIAKEQEFDLAMVVRGTRRRLSWILGLPIFVGALTYLGSGLQPPLYAAKSTLISSSSTTSGNDLPSGGTVKAPPLPEGAVSQAMQSTSVIVPLIQKLKNANRIDDIERERLISDLSRELRSQDFRTLKLSAQIEPYAAGNGIYTIIGISRTPDAAAELANLASESLLSWDRNRASDNIRRAQDGFRAQLAEIDQQLRNLTIDELERQTLVVRRADIQNSFIQSVILEKSAAGVLSRLSNAVPPIEPESPRPIRDALIMSILTMMLTTAAVVVMTVLDRTIRTEDDLVDLGLPTFATLPRLRQRDIVFSGIVRAARKAGLYEAIGFLRVNLMSAVNNIDHPIVMVTSTAPGEGKSTVTATLADGISASGLKVLIVDADLRRGTQELVWKKFDENGSWHQLVGEGGAKNTREALLNPYHVQVLQVEPNIDMLPAGPSIHESLSVLNQADIDLAFTIWKKNYDLILIDSAPLLALADGLVVGRHVDVVVMVSEYGRTNIKGLRNALHRAQRAGLKVAGAIINKSDVREQQSYGYSYSYRVGAEK, encoded by the coding sequence ATGACCAACGCGTCCATTGCGAAGGAGCAAGAGTTCGATCTTGCCATGGTTGTGCGTGGTACACGCCGCCGGCTCTCATGGATTCTAGGCCTACCCATTTTTGTAGGAGCTCTTACTTACCTTGGATCAGGACTGCAGCCTCCCCTATATGCAGCAAAGTCAACACTAATTTCATCGTCTAGTACTACATCTGGCAATGATTTGCCGAGTGGCGGTACGGTGAAGGCTCCACCTCTTCCAGAGGGAGCTGTGTCGCAAGCCATGCAGAGTACATCTGTAATCGTGCCTCTGATTCAGAAATTAAAGAATGCAAATAGGATCGATGACATTGAGCGAGAGAGACTGATTTCCGATCTAAGTCGTGAATTGAGAAGTCAAGATTTTAGGACATTGAAGCTGTCCGCTCAAATTGAACCCTACGCGGCCGGCAATGGCATTTATACCATTATTGGAATAAGCAGGACACCTGATGCTGCTGCAGAGTTGGCAAATTTGGCAAGCGAGTCTTTATTATCATGGGATCGTAATCGCGCATCCGATAATATACGCCGCGCTCAGGATGGCTTTAGAGCTCAGTTGGCAGAGATCGATCAACAGTTGAGAAATTTGACGATTGATGAACTAGAAAGACAGACATTAGTCGTGCGACGCGCTGATATCCAGAATAGTTTTATCCAATCCGTAATTCTTGAGAAGTCAGCCGCGGGTGTTTTAAGTAGACTTTCAAACGCAGTGCCACCTATAGAGCCAGAGTCTCCTAGGCCTATTAGAGATGCCTTGATTATGTCAATTCTTACGATGATGCTTACAACGGCGGCTGTTGTAGTAATGACTGTGCTTGATCGGACTATTAGAACTGAAGATGATCTCGTTGATCTCGGCCTACCCACTTTTGCAACTCTTCCTCGGCTTCGTCAACGCGATATTGTCTTTTCCGGGATTGTTCGAGCTGCGCGAAAAGCTGGTCTGTATGAGGCAATTGGTTTTTTGCGTGTGAATCTTATGTCTGCGGTGAATAATATTGATCATCCAATAGTGATGGTGACAAGTACGGCTCCAGGTGAGGGCAAAAGTACAGTAACTGCTACCTTGGCTGACGGTATATCGGCGAGTGGACTAAAGGTTTTGATTGTTGATGCAGATCTTAGAAGGGGTACACAAGAATTAGTGTGGAAAAAATTCGATGAGAATGGTAGCTGGCATCAATTAGTGGGAGAAGGCGGTGCGAAAAATACACGTGAGGCACTGTTAAATCCCTATCATGTCCAGGTATTACAAGTAGAGCCAAATATAGATATGTTGCCAGCGGGACCGAGTATTCATGAAAGTCTATCTGTACTAAACCAAGCTGATATAGACTTAGCATTTACGATTTGGAAGAAGAACTACGATCTTATTTTAATAGATAGTGCCCCGTTGCTTGCTTTGGCCGATGGCCTTGTCGTCGGACGACATGTAGATGTTGTCGTTATGGTGTCGGAATACGGACGTACCAACATTAAAGGGTTGCGTAATGCACTTCATCGAGCACAGAGAGCAGGTCTGAAGGTGGCTGGTGCAATTATTAATAAATCGGATGTGAGGGAACAGCAGTCATATGGCTATTCCTATTCCTATCGAGTTGGTGCGGAAAAATAG
- a CDS encoding O-antigen ligase family protein codes for MTGFVGSVFGLRKINSLPSFLKVVVIIFCLSHVGAALLSPSLFTATIWTIFRLFILVGLISYGSHLKDLRGIRFLAIGILASELLAIFFTITVDSGLTSRLKHPYMTSVSLGLVGSFGIWISVLGRDLLWKTWNLALSLLLFSLSTLVVLFSGSRSAVAATIIGLIFAAITFERKQAIKTLFAILIIIAVYILLLGFSNVGFLFRILDGNTSGRSAIWYSALSLIKSQPYSGIGAYQFGNYNNGIQEGCASFNSEAVIDNCRGIIDIIGTPWIITHNATLQELVEFGFLGIASFYVLLGLILYAAIKTRIPLVLAFVVGMMCMSLYDNVLIVPSPFFAEVFWVIGGYCIARVKLNLRQFTAIPFLLFIVISSPVFIMFFPLERNNYLSRLSGVFEDQEGKRNIAVMIEKSELEVVIFECTNYCVAVESNFSSRGLNMISWYPKIQQPTSYMLTAFRSTGMVTLESIIYVEK; via the coding sequence ATGACTGGCTTTGTAGGTAGTGTTTTTGGTCTGCGTAAGATCAATAGCCTACCAAGCTTCCTAAAAGTAGTAGTTATAATTTTTTGTCTTAGCCATGTGGGAGCTGCCTTACTGTCTCCTTCATTGTTTACTGCCACTATTTGGACGATATTTCGCCTTTTTATCCTTGTCGGCTTAATTTCTTATGGGTCTCATTTAAAAGATCTGAGGGGGATTAGATTTTTAGCCATTGGAATTCTTGCTTCAGAACTTCTAGCGATTTTTTTTACCATCACTGTTGACAGCGGCCTGACCTCGCGCTTGAAACATCCATATATGACCTCAGTGTCTCTTGGCCTTGTAGGTAGTTTTGGAATCTGGATATCAGTATTGGGACGGGACCTACTTTGGAAAACCTGGAACTTGGCCTTAAGTCTTTTGCTTTTTTCTTTGAGCACCCTGGTTGTCTTATTTTCGGGCAGTCGAAGTGCGGTTGCTGCGACGATTATAGGCCTTATTTTTGCAGCAATCACTTTCGAGAGAAAGCAGGCCATCAAAACTTTATTCGCCATCTTAATAATAATTGCTGTTTATATACTGCTCCTAGGATTTTCAAACGTAGGCTTCTTGTTTAGAATTCTGGATGGTAATACTTCTGGAAGGAGCGCAATATGGTACTCAGCTTTAAGTTTGATTAAATCCCAGCCGTATAGCGGTATCGGAGCTTATCAGTTCGGTAATTACAATAATGGGATTCAGGAGGGTTGTGCGAGTTTCAATAGTGAGGCCGTCATTGATAATTGCCGGGGGATAATTGATATTATCGGGACCCCTTGGATTATTACACATAATGCCACTCTCCAGGAGCTTGTAGAGTTTGGGTTTTTGGGAATAGCTAGTTTCTACGTCCTTTTAGGATTGATTCTTTATGCAGCTATAAAAACGCGAATTCCTCTTGTATTAGCTTTTGTTGTTGGCATGATGTGCATGTCATTGTATGACAATGTTTTGATTGTACCAAGCCCGTTCTTTGCGGAAGTATTTTGGGTGATTGGAGGCTACTGTATCGCCAGGGTTAAATTGAATCTACGTCAATTCACTGCGATACCTTTTTTACTATTTATAGTAATTTCCTCTCCTGTATTTATAATGTTTTTTCCACTAGAGCGTAATAATTATCTAAGTAGGCTTAGTGGAGTTTTTGAGGATCAGGAGGGGAAGCGTAATATTGCAGTGATGATTGAAAAAAGTGAGCTCGAGGTAGTTATATTTGAATGTACTAATTATTGTGTCGCGGTAGAGTCGAATTTTTCCTCGCGAGGCTTAAACATGATATCATGGTATCCGAAGATTCAGCAGCCTACCTCTTACATGTTGACTGCATTTCGCAGCACGGGGATGGTAACTCTTGAGAGTATTATCTATGTTGAAAAATAG
- a CDS encoding oligosaccharide flippase family protein → MSSIVPRIPSKYNVLLLFCAQGAKFLALAISLILLPTFDTSTWGQYIFIQSLSIWLSLIIEYGFNIANVGRIARVSKDELSFECRLALAESFAGRSIIFLVLLIAIVAFTPVIELKMQISLNTLLFVLMAAAGIGTMPTWFFQFTDRIYVIALAEVASAILSIACLFLLAHQTINILNWSAATAMIAIVISLIVNFIAIKEVTWHTVPLRHSFCILKKSFTYFVYNSSVGIYNAGTTVLVGSLYGISLSGAYGVADRITRLINSIISPIIKVYFPKFTLLYISNKRLYYMQLSNVLLISIICFYFISLLLFLFFPLLVRNFNIATTELIEMGQVLSVAIFFVNMSTIISFFWILPTKRSIHFNYITLSAAFINTCGILILKYFDIDNIAYSVLTSEIFVLLALILLLHKGRKEK, encoded by the coding sequence ATGAGTAGCATTGTTCCTAGGATTCCAAGTAAATATAATGTGCTTCTTTTGTTTTGCGCCCAAGGGGCAAAATTTCTCGCGTTAGCAATTTCTCTCATCTTGCTGCCTACATTCGATACCTCTACATGGGGCCAATACATTTTTATACAATCATTGTCAATTTGGCTTTCGCTTATAATCGAATATGGTTTTAATATAGCGAATGTTGGACGCATTGCTAGAGTGTCGAAAGATGAACTTAGTTTTGAATGTAGACTAGCATTAGCTGAATCATTTGCGGGACGTAGTATAATATTTCTCGTTCTTCTTATAGCAATAGTGGCCTTTACTCCAGTAATAGAACTTAAAATGCAAATATCGTTAAATACTTTACTATTTGTTTTAATGGCCGCTGCTGGAATTGGAACTATGCCAACATGGTTTTTCCAATTTACTGATCGAATTTATGTAATTGCACTTGCGGAAGTTGCAAGCGCAATATTATCCATCGCTTGCCTCTTCTTACTCGCGCATCAAACAATTAATATACTTAATTGGTCTGCGGCTACAGCTATGATTGCGATTGTTATATCTTTGATAGTTAATTTCATAGCTATTAAGGAAGTCACGTGGCATACTGTTCCACTTCGTCATAGTTTTTGTATTCTTAAAAAGTCATTTACTTATTTTGTCTACAATTCTTCAGTGGGCATTTATAATGCTGGCACAACAGTACTGGTTGGTAGTCTTTATGGTATTAGCTTGAGTGGGGCCTATGGAGTAGCAGATCGTATCACTCGACTAATTAACTCGATTATCAGTCCGATCATAAAGGTATATTTTCCTAAATTTACATTACTATATATAAGTAATAAAAGATTGTACTATATGCAGCTTTCGAATGTCTTGCTAATCTCAATAATTTGCTTTTACTTCATTTCGCTTTTACTTTTCTTATTTTTTCCACTGCTGGTTCGGAATTTTAACATAGCTACGACAGAGTTGATAGAAATGGGCCAAGTGTTATCAGTGGCAATCTTCTTCGTCAATATGAGTACAATTATAAGCTTTTTTTGGATATTACCTACAAAACGCTCAATACATTTCAACTACATAACTTTATCTGCAGCGTTTATCAATACATGCGGGATCCTTATCTTGAAATATTTTGATATCGATAACATCGCTTATAGTGTATTGACTTCAGAAATATTTGTTTTACTCGCTCTGATTCTTTTGCTACACAAAGGTAGAAAGGAGAAATAA
- a CDS encoding glycosyltransferase, which translates to MIASVIIPTHLRHDSLNLILEDLYNQEYPKDLYEVIVVDSKEHVENTQEFIHNIQFHNFVKILEADNNIAKKRNTGAECASGEYLIFLDDDMRVGGNFIETHIAAHIEPGLIVSGRVQFPEKWIRESNYYKYKNSRHVGRYNDGAKLSGHHFTSMNFSILKHTFLLMNGFDESFQFYGGEDIEFGLRADRFGVKHRYCEKCVAIHCETQGSLKSFMNKVYKAAFYSHPLVIAKSPATQYITTFILTEDGFQRPLEKEMLFLIVDRLANSKVINILLALLGRLNRNSFLYSPRLYMLLTLIVTRKAATDRYMEKYDPIFD; encoded by the coding sequence ATGATAGCCTCTGTAATAATTCCGACTCACCTGCGTCATGATAGTCTTAACCTAATTTTGGAGGATCTTTATAATCAAGAGTATCCTAAAGATTTATATGAAGTTATAGTTGTAGACTCTAAAGAACACGTAGAAAATACGCAAGAATTTATTCATAATATACAGTTTCACAATTTTGTAAAGATACTGGAAGCGGATAACAACATAGCAAAAAAGCGCAACACCGGTGCCGAGTGTGCATCTGGTGAGTATTTAATCTTTCTCGATGACGATATGCGTGTCGGGGGAAATTTTATTGAGACGCATATTGCCGCCCATATAGAGCCGGGATTGATTGTCTCGGGCCGCGTGCAGTTCCCAGAGAAATGGATACGAGAAAGTAATTACTATAAATATAAAAACTCCCGTCATGTAGGGCGATATAATGACGGCGCTAAACTTTCTGGACATCATTTTACATCAATGAACTTTTCAATCCTCAAGCATACCTTTTTATTAATGAATGGTTTTGATGAATCGTTCCAATTTTATGGAGGCGAAGATATAGAATTCGGATTACGGGCAGATCGATTCGGTGTAAAGCACCGCTACTGTGAAAAGTGTGTAGCTATCCATTGCGAAACACAAGGATCCTTGAAATCTTTCATGAACAAAGTTTACAAGGCGGCATTCTACAGCCACCCTCTAGTAATTGCGAAATCGCCTGCGACTCAATATATTACAACTTTCATCCTAACAGAAGATGGATTCCAACGACCATTAGAAAAAGAAATGCTATTTCTCATTGTAGACCGACTTGCGAACTCTAAAGTAATAAATATCTTACTAGCACTGCTCGGCCGTCTAAATAGAAACTCTTTCTTATATAGTCCTAGGCTGTATATGTTGCTAACGTTAATTGTTACTCGAAAGGCGGCTACTGATCGTTACATGGAGAAATATGATCCCATTTTTGACTAA
- a CDS encoding DUF3885 domain-containing protein, which translates to MLLSRVFDVFGPAAVGHAVFYHHEPALRFELAGGETVVDRFSQAYDRARLIASRAFERTERVTVVLATYVINERTAQTQLSRSARSCGVAIPRKRESVLWPSDDAGNPARLLMAFEMDVEAVPRLLWGVLAREVGVRPRLDGALYLADLDHGILVHPYDDRGMDVIGPNTERIAMLYREFQAWRLAYDHERMEGFFS; encoded by the coding sequence ATGTTGTTGAGTCGTGTCTTTGACGTGTTCGGCCCCGCCGCCGTAGGACACGCCGTGTTCTACCATCACGAGCCAGCGCTTCGCTTTGAGCTGGCAGGCGGCGAAACGGTTGTAGATCGATTCTCGCAGGCCTATGACCGGGCACGACTGATCGCGTCTCGGGCCTTTGAGCGCACGGAACGGGTCACCGTCGTCCTCGCGACGTATGTCATCAACGAGCGGACCGCACAGACGCAGCTTTCTCGAAGTGCACGCTCATGCGGCGTAGCGATTCCTCGGAAGCGGGAATCTGTCCTGTGGCCGAGCGATGACGCGGGCAATCCAGCACGCCTCCTGATGGCGTTCGAAATGGATGTGGAGGCCGTCCCTCGCTTGCTTTGGGGTGTCCTGGCTCGAGAAGTCGGCGTGCGGCCCCGGTTGGACGGCGCGTTGTACCTCGCAGACCTGGACCACGGGATCCTGGTGCATCCGTACGACGATCGCGGCATGGATGTGATTGGGCCGAACACTGAGCGGATCGCGATGCTGTATCGCGAATTTCAGGCTTGGCGGCTGGCCTATGATCACGAACGCATGGAAGGCTTTTTCTCCTAG
- a CDS encoding IS5 family transposase produces the protein MTRPAYPNDLTDAEWNVLRPLLPPEAPVGRPRKWSLREILDGIFYLLRGGIAWRAMPHDFPPWQTIYHYHRVWRLQGVWEAVHTTLREWVRLREGREATPSAAIIDSQSVKTTEAGGPRGYDGGKKVSGRKRHLLVDTLGLVMAIKVHEADIQDRTGAVLLLRDLLNVFPRMGHLWADAGYTGKLAEDIKTHLGWTMEIVKHPWSGWQGTWAPKDAPPRVVEVPKGFVVLKRRWVVERTFAWLGKSRRMAKDDEALVETAENLVYEVMIRLMVRRLAKGPP, from the coding sequence ATGACCCGGCCTGCGTACCCAAACGATCTCACGGATGCCGAGTGGAACGTCCTTCGTCCGCTTCTCCCTCCCGAGGCCCCTGTCGGCCGCCCCCGGAAGTGGTCGCTGCGGGAGATCCTGGACGGCATTTTCTATCTGTTGCGCGGCGGCATTGCCTGGCGAGCAATGCCCCATGACTTTCCCCCCTGGCAGACGATTTATCACTACCACCGTGTCTGGCGGCTGCAGGGCGTGTGGGAGGCTGTGCACACGACCCTGCGGGAGTGGGTTCGACTCCGGGAAGGCCGGGAGGCGACGCCCAGCGCCGCGATCATCGACAGCCAATCGGTGAAAACGACCGAGGCTGGTGGACCCCGCGGATATGACGGAGGCAAGAAAGTCAGTGGCCGCAAGCGTCACCTGCTCGTCGACACGCTGGGGCTAGTGATGGCCATCAAGGTGCATGAAGCGGACATCCAGGACCGCACCGGTGCGGTCCTGCTCCTGCGCGATCTGCTCAATGTGTTTCCTCGCATGGGGCATCTGTGGGCGGATGCGGGCTACACCGGAAAGCTCGCTGAGGACATCAAGACGCACCTGGGCTGGACGATGGAAATCGTCAAACATCCCTGGTCCGGCTGGCAGGGCACCTGGGCGCCAAAAGACGCACCTCCACGGGTCGTGGAGGTGCCGAAAGGGTTCGTGGTGCTGAAACGCCGCTGGGTGGTGGAGCGGACGTTTGCGTGGTTGGGCAAGTCCAGGCGGATGGCCAAAGATGACGAGGCACTGGTCGAGACCGCCGAGAACCTGGTGTACGAGGTCATGATTCGGTTGATGGTCCGCCGTCTGGCCAAAGGCCCACCCTGA